The Methanothermobacter tenebrarum genome window below encodes:
- a CDS encoding slipin family protein: MNPLLLILAAIILLVIASLSIRIVKQYERGVVFRLGRIIGVREPGLRLIIPFIDRMVKVSLRIVTMPIPSQKIITQDNVSIDVAAVAYFKVVDPLKAVVAIEDYYGAVNQISQTTVRNVIGQFALDEVLSETAKINEKIKEIIDSHSEPWGINVTTVEIKDIKLPEGMQRAMAKQAEAEREKRAKIITAEGEYLSASKLGEAADVIAQHPIALQLRNLQVLSEIATEKNSTIIFPAQFMSSINDIKKFIEKEMESLKGLR, encoded by the coding sequence ATGAACCCATTATTATTAATACTTGCTGCTATAATATTACTTGTGATAGCGTCCCTCTCTATAAGGATTGTCAAACAATATGAAAGGGGTGTTGTTTTCAGACTAGGGAGAATTATAGGCGTCAGAGAACCTGGCTTACGTCTTATAATCCCATTTATTGATCGGATGGTTAAAGTTTCCCTTAGAATAGTGACAATGCCCATACCATCGCAGAAAATAATAACCCAAGACAATGTATCTATTGACGTTGCAGCAGTAGCATACTTTAAGGTCGTGGACCCCCTAAAGGCTGTTGTGGCCATAGAAGACTACTATGGGGCGGTGAACCAAATATCCCAGACAACAGTAAGAAACGTGATAGGACAATTCGCCCTTGATGAAGTGCTCTCAGAAACTGCTAAGATCAACGAGAAGATCAAGGAGATCATTGACAGCCACAGTGAACCATGGGGTATAAATGTTACCACAGTAGAGATAAAAGACATTAAATTACCAGAAGGCATGCAAAGGGCCATGGCCAAACAAGCCGAGGCTGAAAGAGAGAAGAGAGCTAAGATTATCACAGCAGAGGGTGAATACCTCTCAGCTTCAAAACTTGGCGAGGCTGCTGATGTTATAGCGCAACATCCTATAGCATTACAACTTAGAAACTTGCAAGTGCTCAGTGAAATAGCCACAGAGAAAAATTCCACTATAATATTCCCAGCCCAATTCATGTCAAGTATAAATGATATAAAAAAGTTCATAGAAAAAGAGATGGAATCCCTAAAAGGGCTACGCTGA
- a CDS encoding B12-binding domain-containing radical SAM protein — MGVVLLNPQDKTAVKNKLGLSLPPLNLMYLAASLEKASFSVKIIDDDLKRWGYEKIAKIIEKLNPLIVGVTATTATIKSSLEYIKAIKSLLPDVLTVIGGPHPTFLPLDTLKSLRELDVVVIGEGEETITELAEKYERKDKKGLEEVRGIAYRTGSRLKINRPRPLIKDLDKLPFPARHLIPFHEYETSNEEAGGMITSRGCVYSCEYCSSSLIMGKKFRFRSPENVVDEIEELVYNYGLHDIAFLDDTFMLHRRRAQAIADEIKARGIDVSFVTSSRVDMVKRSILEKLKSAGMSTIYYGVESGSQRILDLMKKGITLQQAKDAVKAAKSVGVDVIASFILGYPGETPEEMDKTIDFSIKLDPDYSQYSILTPFPGTPIYYKLKKDGLLEEDWDKYTVIHPVIKYEKLGLSKELVKRKLVKAYFKFYSRPSYLLKHTHMIKVFLETFYRTYIKPNLPFRDVIASKSA, encoded by the coding sequence GTGGGCGTGGTCCTCTTAAACCCCCAAGATAAAACCGCAGTTAAAAACAAACTAGGATTAAGTCTACCACCATTAAACCTAATGTATCTTGCAGCATCATTAGAGAAGGCATCATTTTCTGTCAAAATAATAGATGATGATCTCAAAAGGTGGGGGTATGAAAAAATAGCTAAGATAATAGAAAAACTCAACCCCCTCATTGTGGGTGTCACAGCAACCACAGCAACAATCAAAAGCAGTCTCGAATACATCAAAGCCATAAAAAGTTTACTACCGGATGTTCTCACAGTTATAGGAGGACCCCATCCAACATTTTTACCATTAGACACCTTAAAAAGTCTAAGGGAACTCGACGTAGTTGTGATAGGTGAAGGAGAAGAAACCATCACAGAACTCGCCGAAAAGTATGAAAGGAAGGACAAGAAAGGACTGGAGGAAGTTAGGGGGATCGCATACCGTACAGGGTCCAGGTTAAAGATTAACAGGCCACGTCCACTTATAAAGGACCTTGATAAGCTCCCATTCCCTGCAAGACATCTCATACCATTCCACGAATATGAAACTTCAAATGAAGAAGCTGGGGGGATGATAACAAGCAGAGGCTGCGTATACTCTTGTGAATACTGCTCATCTTCCCTTATCATGGGAAAAAAATTCCGTTTCAGGAGCCCTGAAAATGTGGTGGACGAAATCGAAGAACTCGTATACAATTATGGCCTCCATGACATAGCATTCCTTGATGATACATTCATGTTACATCGTAGAAGAGCCCAGGCCATAGCAGATGAAATCAAAGCAAGGGGCATAGATGTTAGTTTCGTGACATCATCAAGGGTCGATATGGTGAAAAGGTCAATTTTAGAAAAGCTCAAATCTGCTGGTATGAGCACAATCTACTATGGTGTCGAATCAGGATCGCAGAGGATATTGGATCTTATGAAAAAGGGTATAACACTCCAACAGGCAAAGGATGCTGTTAAAGCCGCTAAAAGTGTTGGGGTGGATGTTATAGCATCATTCATATTAGGTTATCCTGGTGAGACGCCAGAGGAAATGGATAAGACAATAGATTTCTCAATTAAACTGGACCCAGATTATAGCCAGTATTCTATTTTAACACCATTTCCTGGAACACCTATATACTATAAACTGAAAAAGGATGGTCTGCTTGAGGAAGACTGGGACAAGTATACTGTGATCCATCCAGTGATAAAATATGAAAAATTGGGCTTAAGCAAAGAACTCGTGAAAAGAAAACTTGTAAAAGCATACTTCAAATTTTATTCAAGACCATCATACTTGCTGAAACACACTCACATGATAAAAGTATTCCTTGAAACATTCTATAGGACTTATATTAAGCCAAATCTCCCATTTAGGGATGTTATCGCATCTAAATCAGCGTAG
- a CDS encoding radical SAM/SPASM domain-containing protein — MPSRGEDETNMGDMINTFKRIAENPLSRLLINLMLHKCRKDNKTRLEAALDNYINGRDCCMECKILSYFLSHIIKSGAKAFGVTEEELKEQMKDQYWLKGLINVLKGIGIFGVRKPFVPGAPFQVVWNITHRCNMNCKHCYETAGTPQKNELDKNEVIEAIDILADNGVTSLAFSGGEPSIHPNILEYISHARERGLYVAMATNGYILADECRCQKFVDAGLQFVQISIDNLNPNVHDTFRGVKGSWERACKAVENFSVHDVFVEVAMTITAENYHQIHGMIELASKLGADWLMLFNFIPTGRGMENITLDISPSRRYRILRDAYYGNFNGDIQVLSTAPQFARVAEELNTCDNQIIPTHFYNPEYTNPDLRQLADFIGGCGAGRFYLSMEPNGDIYPCVFFPHKDELRIGNILEEDFEKLWKNNSILEILRDREQLHGTCHTCKSRNICGGCRARAYGYFKDLCAPDPGCINNKNLWNKVKESALAK; from the coding sequence ATGCCAAGTAGAGGTGAGGATGAAACCAACATGGGAGACATGATCAACACATTCAAAAGAATAGCCGAAAATCCCTTATCAAGACTCCTAATAAACCTTATGCTCCACAAATGCAGAAAGGATAATAAAACACGCCTAGAAGCCGCCCTAGACAATTATATAAATGGTAGAGATTGTTGTATGGAATGCAAAATCCTATCATACTTCCTCTCACATATAATAAAAAGCGGAGCAAAAGCATTCGGAGTAACAGAAGAAGAACTAAAAGAACAAATGAAAGACCAATACTGGTTAAAAGGTCTGATAAATGTCCTTAAGGGTATAGGCATCTTCGGGGTTAGAAAACCATTCGTGCCAGGGGCGCCATTCCAGGTTGTCTGGAACATCACACACCGCTGTAACATGAACTGCAAACACTGCTATGAAACCGCAGGCACCCCACAAAAAAATGAACTAGACAAAAATGAGGTGATAGAGGCCATAGACATCCTAGCAGATAATGGTGTCACATCACTCGCATTTTCTGGCGGGGAACCAAGCATCCACCCAAATATACTCGAGTACATATCACATGCAAGGGAAAGGGGCCTATACGTTGCAATGGCAACCAACGGTTACATATTAGCTGATGAATGTCGTTGCCAAAAATTCGTGGATGCAGGCTTGCAATTTGTCCAGATCAGTATTGATAATTTAAATCCAAATGTCCATGACACTTTTCGCGGCGTTAAAGGCTCATGGGAGCGGGCCTGCAAGGCTGTTGAGAATTTCTCAGTCCATGATGTTTTCGTTGAAGTGGCGATGACAATAACAGCCGAAAATTATCATCAAATCCATGGTATGATAGAATTAGCAAGCAAACTTGGCGCTGATTGGCTCATGCTATTCAACTTCATACCTACAGGTAGAGGAATGGAAAATATAACCCTTGACATATCACCTAGTAGAAGGTATAGGATATTGCGTGATGCATATTATGGCAATTTCAACGGTGATATACAAGTGCTTTCCACAGCACCACAATTTGCAAGGGTGGCCGAAGAGCTTAACACTTGCGATAATCAGATTATACCCACGCATTTCTACAATCCAGAGTATACAAACCCTGACTTGAGACAGTTAGCAGATTTTATAGGTGGCTGCGGAGCTGGGAGATTCTACCTAAGCATGGAACCCAACGGGGACATATATCCTTGTGTATTCTTCCCACACAAAGACGAACTTAGAATAGGTAACATCTTAGAAGAAGATTTCGAAAAACTTTGGAAAAATAATAGCATACTAGAAATTCTTAGGGATAGAGAACAGCTCCATGGCACTTGTCACACTTGCAAATCGAGGAATATTTGTGGAGGGTGCAGGGCAAGGGCATATGGATACTTCAAGGACCTATGCGCCCCAGACCCTGGATGCATAAACAACAAAAACTTATGGAATAAAGTAAAGGAAAGCGCACTTGCAAAATAA
- a CDS encoding TetR/AcrR family transcriptional regulator: MKTTREKILEAARETFIKKGYKGATTRKIAQKAGVSEVTLFRKFKSKSSLLKEILNENAILTSEIFKKLSESELRDKPKEFLYKLAEEFFKLVVEKKIDLIFIILVEKELEEHGLEEWELLDSINKTLYT, from the coding sequence ATGAAAACTACACGAGAAAAAATACTCGAAGCCGCAAGGGAAACCTTCATAAAGAAAGGATATAAAGGTGCTACAACACGCAAAATCGCCCAAAAGGCGGGTGTAAGTGAAGTCACATTATTCAGGAAGTTCAAATCAAAAAGCAGCCTACTCAAGGAAATACTAAACGAAAACGCCATCTTAACATCCGAGATATTCAAAAAACTCTCAGAATCAGAGCTCAGAGACAAACCCAAAGAATTCTTATATAAACTAGCAGAAGAATTCTTCAAACTGGTCGTTGAGAAAAAAATAGACCTAATATTCATAATACTCGTGGAAAAAGAACTAGAAGAACACGGCCTAGAAGAATGGGAACTACTAGACTCGATCAACAAGACACTATATACCTAA
- the pyrE gene encoding orotate phosphoribosyltransferase — MRGETEKKKIKRRLLELLRGKKVIKTGSFILSSGKKSNYYVDIKNAITDPQILDLIAELIKIEITGAKIDKIAGPALGAVPIATAVSLKTKKPLVIIRKEKKEYGTSKLIEGSIKEGDQVAIVEDVTTTGNSLLRAIKVIEKNGGRVKRVFVIVDREEGAQENLQREGFILEPLFSISQVK, encoded by the coding sequence ATGCGCGGGGAAACTGAGAAGAAGAAAATCAAAAGGCGCCTTTTAGAGCTACTGCGGGGAAAAAAAGTTATAAAAACCGGTTCTTTCATTCTCTCCTCCGGGAAAAAAAGCAACTATTACGTAGATATTAAAAATGCTATAACAGACCCGCAAATCCTAGATCTGATAGCGGAACTGATAAAAATAGAGATAACAGGTGCAAAAATTGATAAGATAGCCGGACCAGCCTTGGGGGCTGTGCCTATCGCCACAGCAGTATCACTCAAAACCAAAAAGCCACTTGTCATAATAAGAAAAGAAAAGAAGGAATATGGAACATCAAAATTGATCGAGGGCAGTATAAAAGAGGGCGACCAAGTGGCGATAGTTGAGGATGTTACAACAACAGGAAACTCTCTCCTAAGGGCCATCAAAGTAATAGAAAAGAATGGTGGCCGAGTTAAGAGGGTGTTCGTGATAGTAGATCGTGAGGAAGGGGCGCAAGAAAACCTTCAAAGAGAAGGTTTCATTCTAGAACCTTTATTCTCTATCAGCCAAGTGAAATAA
- a CDS encoding PRC-barrel domain-containing protein: MRVVEDIIGKEVLDSSANVIGKVKDIEVDLETRTIEALVLGKGGLSEGLGLSKGETIVPYDMVKRIGDKILLEGPIE; encoded by the coding sequence ATGAGAGTTGTTGAAGATATTATAGGTAAAGAGGTTCTTGACAGTTCAGCTAATGTAATAGGGAAGGTAAAGGATATCGAAGTAGACTTGGAAACAAGAACCATAGAAGCACTCGTACTAGGTAAGGGAGGACTATCAGAGGGCCTTGGATTATCTAAAGGGGAAACAATAGTACCCTATGATATGGTTAAAAGGATAGGGGATAAGATACTCCTCGAAGGGCCGATAGAATGA
- a CDS encoding symporter small accessory protein produces MEFLGIPDPWVWSAYISCILITIVCIAYGLINWNRN; encoded by the coding sequence ATGGAATTCCTCGGCATACCTGATCCATGGGTTTGGAGCGCCTACATATCCTGCATACTAATAACAATAGTATGTATAGCCTATGGTCTAATAAACTGGAACAGAAACTAA
- a CDS encoding sodium:solute symporter codes for MNIVVLSIVILVYFIMVGYAGYVAWRRTSTSEDYMVAGRKTHPYIMALSYGATFISTAAIIGFGGMAGVYGLGILWLVFLNILVGIFIAFVFYGKRTRRMSENLSAFTFPEFLSRRFKSRFIQYFGGAVIFLGMPLYASVVLIGAARFLEASLKLNFNIALIIMALIVAVYVVMGGIRGVMYTDALQGTIMFIGMIFLVVSTYYMLGGVTSAHKALTSMGHLIPASAKSVGATGWTSMPVFGSPYWWTLFSTIILGVGIGVLAQPQLAVRFMTVESNRELNRGVLIGALFIFVMTWGAYVVGALSNVYFFREKGLLAIHASGGNADKIIPVFINSAMPEWFTYIFMLTLLSAAMSTLSAQFHVQGTSIGRDVYETLKRGGRSVLITRIGIIIAVIIAVILAYILPGSIIAQGTALFFGLCAATFLSVYTCALFWKGTTRAGAIAGMVSGAAISMLWLLFVYKKTATALGLAKLLFGGLLIRTMPWPFVDPILVAVPASMIITVLVSLLTEKFDDDHLKECFNGGV; via the coding sequence ATGAACATAGTAGTCCTTAGTATAGTTATATTGGTCTATTTTATCATGGTAGGATATGCAGGTTATGTTGCATGGAGGAGAACTAGCACATCAGAAGATTATATGGTGGCTGGTAGGAAAACGCACCCTTATATTATGGCTCTTAGTTATGGGGCTACTTTTATTAGTACTGCTGCCATAATCGGTTTTGGTGGGATGGCTGGCGTCTATGGCCTGGGTATACTCTGGCTTGTATTCCTTAACATACTCGTGGGGATATTCATAGCCTTTGTATTTTATGGTAAAAGGACTCGTAGGATGAGTGAGAACCTTTCAGCTTTCACTTTCCCAGAGTTTCTCTCAAGGAGGTTCAAGAGCAGGTTTATACAATATTTTGGTGGTGCTGTGATATTCTTGGGAATGCCACTCTATGCCTCGGTGGTTCTTATAGGCGCTGCAAGGTTCCTTGAAGCATCATTAAAATTGAACTTTAACATTGCACTTATTATAATGGCATTAATAGTAGCTGTTTATGTTGTTATGGGAGGTATAAGGGGGGTTATGTATACTGACGCCCTCCAAGGTACTATAATGTTCATTGGCATGATATTCTTGGTTGTGTCAACCTATTATATGCTCGGTGGTGTTACAAGCGCCCATAAGGCCCTTACAAGCATGGGACATCTCATACCAGCATCTGCCAAGAGTGTGGGTGCGACAGGCTGGACCAGTATGCCCGTATTCGGAAGTCCATATTGGTGGACCCTTTTCTCTACCATAATACTAGGTGTTGGTATAGGGGTTTTGGCTCAACCACAACTGGCAGTAAGGTTTATGACAGTGGAATCCAACCGTGAACTTAATAGGGGGGTTCTTATAGGTGCGTTGTTCATATTTGTCATGACATGGGGTGCTTATGTTGTTGGTGCATTATCAAATGTTTACTTTTTCCGAGAGAAGGGTTTGCTCGCGATCCATGCAAGTGGTGGTAATGCTGATAAGATAATACCCGTTTTTATAAATTCGGCGATGCCTGAATGGTTCACATACATTTTCATGTTAACTTTGCTTTCAGCTGCTATGTCTACTTTGAGCGCCCAATTCCATGTGCAGGGAACATCTATTGGCAGGGACGTTTATGAAACCTTGAAGAGAGGTGGAAGATCTGTGCTTATCACAAGAATTGGTATAATAATCGCTGTTATAATAGCGGTTATACTAGCCTACATCCTCCCGGGTAGTATAATAGCACAGGGGACTGCATTATTTTTTGGTTTGTGCGCTGCCACATTCCTTTCAGTTTATACTTGCGCATTGTTCTGGAAGGGGACGACAAGGGCTGGTGCAATAGCTGGCATGGTCTCAGGCGCCGCTATAAGCATGTTATGGCTTCTTTTCGTCTATAAGAAGACCGCCACAGCTCTTGGCTTGGCAAAGTTGCTCTTCGGTGGGTTACTCATTAGGACTATGCCATGGCCTTTCGTGGATCCTATATTGGTGGCGGTCCCAGCTTCGATGATAATAACAGTACTTGTGAGCCTATTAACAGAAAAATTTGATGATGATCATCTTAAAGAATGTTTTAATGGTGGTGTATGA
- a CDS encoding phenylacetate--CoA ligase family protein, with amino-acid sequence MIWNPKAECMDEEKRKKIQLKRLQNTVKRAYENVPYYHKKFNELGIEPEDIESLEDIKRLPFTTKQDLREAYPFGMFAVPDDDIIEVHTSSGTTGKPTVSGYTQADIDLWSEVMARALTMAGATKKDRIQNCYGYGLFTGGLGIHYGAQRIGATVIPISAGNTKRQIEIMQDFETTILTCTPSYALYLAEVLQKENVEIDNLKLKAGVFGAEMWTEEMRDAIEERLGLVALNIYGLTEIIGPGVAMECHEKNGLHIFEDHFYPEIINPETLENLPPGKKGELVLTTLTREAMPIIRFRTRDITTLRKGKCPCGRTLIRMDRITGRSDDMLKIRGVIVFPSQIEEALLKIDGLEPHYQIVVTRPKYLDELEVQVEASPALFSDEVKHVEEAKKMIEEHLQREIGLRVNVTLVEPESLPRSEGKAIRVIDKRKF; translated from the coding sequence ATGATATGGAATCCAAAGGCAGAATGCATGGACGAAGAAAAAAGAAAAAAAATACAACTTAAAAGACTCCAAAATACCGTGAAGAGAGCCTATGAAAACGTCCCATACTACCATAAAAAATTCAATGAACTTGGAATAGAACCAGAAGACATAGAAAGCCTAGAAGACATTAAAAGATTGCCATTCACAACAAAACAGGATCTCAGAGAAGCCTACCCCTTTGGGATGTTCGCAGTACCAGATGATGACATCATAGAAGTTCACACATCATCAGGAACCACAGGCAAACCAACAGTCTCAGGTTACACCCAAGCAGATATAGACTTATGGTCAGAAGTCATGGCAAGGGCCCTAACAATGGCAGGAGCAACAAAAAAAGACCGCATACAAAACTGTTACGGGTACGGATTGTTCACAGGCGGCCTGGGAATACACTACGGGGCCCAGAGGATAGGAGCCACAGTAATCCCAATATCAGCAGGTAACACCAAAAGACAAATCGAAATCATGCAAGACTTCGAAACAACAATACTCACATGCACACCATCCTATGCACTATACCTCGCCGAAGTCCTCCAAAAAGAAAATGTTGAAATAGACAACCTAAAACTCAAGGCAGGAGTATTCGGGGCCGAAATGTGGACAGAGGAGATGAGAGATGCTATAGAAGAAAGATTAGGCCTCGTAGCCCTCAACATTTACGGTTTGACAGAGATTATCGGTCCAGGAGTCGCGATGGAATGCCATGAAAAAAATGGCCTACACATATTCGAAGACCACTTCTACCCCGAAATAATCAACCCAGAAACCCTAGAAAACCTACCCCCAGGAAAAAAAGGAGAACTAGTACTAACCACCCTCACAAGGGAGGCCATGCCCATAATAAGATTCCGCACAAGAGACATAACAACCCTAAGAAAAGGTAAATGCCCATGTGGCAGAACCCTCATAAGAATGGACCGTATAACAGGAAGAAGCGATGACATGTTAAAAATACGTGGAGTTATCGTATTCCCATCACAAATCGAAGAGGCCCTCCTCAAAATCGATGGACTCGAACCACACTACCAGATAGTGGTAACAAGACCAAAATACTTGGACGAACTCGAAGTCCAAGTTGAAGCCTCACCAGCACTATTCTCAGATGAAGTGAAACACGTGGAAGAGGCCAAGAAAATGATAGAAGAACACCTACAAAGGGAGATAGGATTAAGGGTTAATGTAACACTCGTAGAACCTGAGAGTCTGCCCAGAAGCGAAGGGAAAGCCATAAGGGTTATCGATAAACGAAAGTTCTAA
- a CDS encoding ACT domain-containing protein has protein sequence MKVKQISVFLENKKGRLKKAVHALAEANINIRALSIADTSEFGILRLMVPDPEEAKKVLEENNFVVKLNDVIAVEVPDRPGGLDKILGILTKADMNVEYIYAFVEKKGEKAIVVIRTEDINKGIRVLKEAKVPLLSSEDISVL, from the coding sequence ATGAAAGTGAAACAAATTTCCGTATTCCTTGAAAACAAGAAAGGAAGGTTAAAAAAGGCGGTGCATGCGCTCGCCGAAGCCAATATAAATATAAGGGCCTTATCCATTGCCGACACGTCCGAATTCGGAATACTAAGGCTCATGGTCCCAGACCCTGAAGAGGCGAAGAAAGTCCTTGAAGAAAACAATTTCGTGGTTAAACTCAATGATGTCATAGCAGTCGAAGTACCTGACAGGCCAGGAGGACTCGATAAAATACTAGGAATCCTCACAAAAGCAGACATGAACGTGGAATATATCTATGCCTTCGTGGAAAAAAAGGGTGAAAAAGCGATCGTAGTGATAAGAACAGAAGACATCAACAAAGGTATAAGAGTATTAAAGGAGGCTAAGGTGCCACTATTATCATCAGAGGATATTTCAGTACTCTAA
- a CDS encoding indolepyruvate oxidoreductase subunit beta — MKLSYDIYICGVGGQGIIKAGEIIGWAAMKEGMDVVMSEIHGMAQRGGGVSTEVRIGKAKGTIIPSGHADLMMAFEPLEALRAVEKMRKDAYLIVNLTPIPPFNISLREYPPVDEIIAELGKFSRNLYAFDADRVALEAGHPLSMNMAILGAATATPGFPLSEDAIIESMRENLPERLFKVNLKAFKGGFMSLEY; from the coding sequence GTGAAATTATCATATGACATTTATATTTGTGGTGTTGGCGGCCAGGGAATCATAAAAGCTGGTGAAATCATAGGATGGGCTGCCATGAAAGAGGGAATGGATGTTGTGATGAGTGAAATACATGGAATGGCCCAAAGAGGTGGTGGGGTGTCTACTGAAGTTAGGATAGGCAAGGCAAAGGGTACTATAATCCCAAGTGGCCATGCAGATCTTATGATGGCATTCGAACCCCTTGAGGCACTAAGGGCTGTTGAAAAGATGAGGAAAGATGCCTATCTGATAGTTAATCTAACCCCTATTCCTCCATTTAATATAAGCCTTAGGGAGTATCCGCCAGTAGATGAGATAATAGCAGAACTTGGAAAATTTTCAAGAAACTTATATGCTTTTGATGCTGATCGTGTGGCCTTGGAGGCTGGTCATCCTCTTTCAATGAATATGGCGATCTTGGGAGCTGCCACGGCCACCCCAGGCTTCCCTTTATCTGAAGATGCTATAATAGAATCCATGAGAGAAAACTTGCCTGAAAGATTATTCAAGGTTAACTTGAAAGCGTTCAAGGGGGGTTTTATGAGCTTAGAGTACTGA